DNA sequence from the Actinacidiphila yeochonensis CN732 genome:
ACCGCGACGGAGTCGCCGCGGCCCACGTTGCCGGTGTTCAGCGCCGCGCCCAGACCCGCCATCACACCGCAGCCGAGCAGCCCGGCCGCCGCCGGCGAGGCCGCCGGGTCGACCTTCGTGCACTGGCCGGCCGCCACCAGCGTCTTCTCCGCGAACGCGCCGATGCCGAGCGCCGGGGACAGCTCCGTGCCGTCGAGCAGCGTCATCTTCTGCGTGGCGTTGTGGGTGGCGAAGCAGTACCACGGCCGTCCGCGCCGGCAGGCCCGGCAGGTGCCGCACACCGCACGCCAGTTGAGCACCACGAAATCGCCGGGCGCCACCTCGTCCACGCCCTCGCCGACCGACTCCACCACACCGGCCGCCTCATGGCCGAGCAGGAACGGGAACTCGTCGTTGATCCCGCCCTCCCGGTAGTGCAGGTCGGTGTGGCACACCCCGCACGCCTGCACCCGCACCACCGCCTCCCCGGGGCCGGGGTCGGGCACCACGATCGTCTCGATCCCGACCGGCTGCCCCTTGCCGCGGGCGACCACCCCGGCGACCTGCTGTGCCATGTCCGTTTGCCTCTCCGTCGCTTGCTTCGTCGCATCTTTCCAGCTTCCTCCGCATCCTCCCTCCGGACGGTCCGCCCGCGCGACTCCGCCCCGCCGCACGGCGCCTCGGGCTCCTCCCCGCGGGGTTCCGCAAGCCGAATGCCG
Encoded proteins:
- a CDS encoding S-(hydroxymethyl)mycothiol dehydrogenase, which encodes MAQQVAGVVARGKGQPVGIETIVVPDPGPGEAVVRVQACGVCHTDLHYREGGINDEFPFLLGHEAAGVVESVGEGVDEVAPGDFVVLNWRAVCGTCRACRRGRPWYCFATHNATQKMTLLDGTELSPALGIGAFAEKTLVAAGQCTKVDPAASPAAAGLLGCGVMAGLGAALNTGNVGRGDSVAVIGCGGVGSAAVLGARLAGASRIIAVDLDERKLAGARGLGATHTVDAGAGDPVEAIRELTEGFGADVVIDAVGRPETYKQAFYARDLAGTVVLVGVPTPEMKLELPLLDVFGRGGALKSSWYGDCLPSRDFPMLIDLYLQGRLDLDAFVSETIGLGDVEAAFGRMAGGDVLRSVVQL